Genomic DNA from Macadamia integrifolia cultivar HAES 741 chromosome 6, SCU_Mint_v3, whole genome shotgun sequence:
tttgtttttcacaatctacatatatacgAAAACATTGATCTTTAGCCTTTGCAATGTATCAAGATCAAACAACAAAgtataacccaaaaaaaaaaaaaaaNNNNNNNNNNNNNNNNNNNNaaaaaaaaaaaaaaaggtaactaGTAGTACTAGGTTGGTCTGGCTTGGCTAAGCTCGGCCCAATCAGGGTCCATTGAGGCTGGACTAgattgggttgggctaaacTCGACAGGGTTGGGTCTAGGTTGAGATAACTCAGCCAGACCTAGGCTGGGGCCACTGGGCTGATCtagggttgagttaagagaccttagggttgggttagggttttaaaaaacccagccTGACCCACCCATTGATACCCCTAATTGCCTATTATTGCTTCACGAAATAGATCGGTTAGGAATTGGATCGGGTTGGAAATTGGATCTCCGGATCAATACACTCTAatgcatattatatatttaaaaaaaaaaaaagggagatagAGTAGTTGCTTGCATCAGCATATTGGGTCAATGGTGAGAACGCACAAGATGGAGCAACGTGGTCTTTTTGTACATGTCTGTGTCTAGATATAAGCAACACCAAACCGTCAGGATCCtatcttctaaaaaaataagGAGATGTAGGGATAGGGGAGCCGGTGACGCAAATGGAGGGAAAGAGGTAGGGGAAGCAGAGAGGGGcgaggaagagagagggatCGAGAGAGTTGCTGGAGGATCCAATGgcggagaagaagaaaccccTACCATCGCAGCCCCAGATTGTGGAGAAACCTCATGGACTGGGTCTAACTGATGACTAGCATTTTGGTGTTATTTATCGGTCTAAACTCTAAACAAAGGTTTGGTTGGTCGGACCATCTGAACAGGTACTTACTCCAAAGGCCAAGATGTGGACCTCATACTGGGATTAATCAAGATTATTTCTTTTCCaagtccagattggtttgagGTCCGGTTCGGTCCAAACCAGCTCTCCAGACTAACCAGTTTGAACCAATAACCCTGTCCTTCCAACTTGCGTCTAAGTTGAATTAGATGAGAACAAACAATTCAATAATATATTGTTAAAGTTTGTGTCCTATCCGATTAGAGAAGGGGAATAGAAACTGAATCGAAACGCATTAGCCAAGTTGGTCGAGTGGTTCAGACCTGGCTATCAATCGTGACAACAATACTGATTAGTGGAACTTTTACATAGAAATCCCCCACCTTTTATGAGAGCGGATCAAGTTCACCTATGAGTATGAACAAGAACAATCCTGAtctgtggatttagaatcaattttctctctcttcatttaatagattctaaatccacggatcaaagacgtacgagaacattctcgtatgtGAACCTAATCCGTTCACCTCTTGTATGCACTAAACAAGCTTTTGAAGCTTCAATTGTTTTAATTGGTGCTTCATGGGAACGTAACTCCTTTTTCTCATGCTTTGCAAACTAATtgccttgattttcatccacaATATTTCTTTGAGGTGGCATATCCATGCTTCCTTCCTTCACCAAGAGGTGCAATTCAGGTCCAATTTGATTCAAAACTCATCAATTTTAGTGAGAAGTACTTTCACCAAAGGTTGATGGGGTATCATATCTTGCATTCGGTCACTTGTATTCGTGGATTGATTCTGAAGGATTGTGGGGCTCGAGGCCTAGAGGAATCGGTCAACTTTGCTTGTTATTTTCATTATTGGGGCCTCCAAGAACTGCCGGGTCCTTGGCAAAGGTTGGGGCATGGATTTAGTAATTGATAACGGTATCTACCGATCAAATACTGATTTGGACCCGATTGGTGCAAATTGGTCACTTTTACCTTTACTTTTCACAaaatatacctttttttttacgTGTTTACCCCTAAATCGATACTCATAACTGATCCGGATCGGTTAGGTATTGGTATTTGtctcaaccgataccgatacttagaaccatgttTGGGGGCAATAGTccctaaggaaaaaaaattagggctACAAGGGTTTTTTTGGTAATATATGTCCATATAGGATTTCACTATACATTTGTAGCAAGATGATTTTCTCTGAAATCTAAGAAAGATGTGAAGACAAACAAGTATAACTCTATTCTTTATCGATAGTAAAGCAGATCCCATCTCACCATGGACATAAACaatcattttaaatcacaaaaATACTTTTGTATTATGACTgtttgtttatgattttcattcttttttacatcgttttaaattttcattttctatagTGCCTTCGTTGTGTCCTTCCTCTTATCTATTTGTAGTCGATTCAATTTAACTAAACTTTATATGTCAAAATGATATCAAGTGAGGAAAAGTTTTTCTGATTGGGTTAGGATTTCTCAGGTAGTGTTGTAAACTTTATATGTTAAAATGATATCAAGTGAGGAAAAGTTTTTCTGATTGGGTTAGGATTTCTCAGGTAGTGTTGTAAACTTTATATGTTAAAATGATATCAAGTGAGGAAAAGTTTTTCTGATTGGGTTAGGATTTCTCAGGTAGTGTTGTAAACTTTATATGTTAAAATGATATCAAGTGAGGAAAAGTTTTTCTGATTGGGTTAGGATTTCTCAGGTAGTGTTGTAAACTTTATATGTTAAAATGATATCAAGTGAGGAAAAGTTTTTCTGATTGGGTTAGGATTTCTCAGGTAGTGTTGTAAACTTTATATGTTAAAATGATATCAAGTGAGGAAAAGTTTTTCTGATTGGGTTAGGATTTCTCAGGTACTGTTGTCATATATTTTGACAAACATGAGAGAGTTGGTAAGACTTTGTCCAAAGACCAAACTTTGCACTATAGCTCAACTTGATAGATTTGTTTATTTATCTTATCCAACTTCTTGTAGAAATATAATAGATTTGGGTTGAGCAGCAACTGTTTTTTTATCACATGATCACAATGATGATGGGTTATGATTCAATAAAGATGATGTAGAAACGCAACAATAAAAGTTgcaaaaaagaattaaaaaaacaagaacaaacaatgttACATGCTATATGCTCTCTTTTGTTGAGGACGCTTCATACACCTAAATAGTTTACGGTAGGGAATTAATCTCTATTTCAATACATTATGAGAGAGGATTCTCTGCACTTTTAATGTGGAGAGAGATATGTGCCACACATTAATGAGTGTTCCAGAACAAGGTGAATCTAGTGCATAGCGCACTGGTTGCAGCCTCTGCTTGTAGAGCAGGTGCCACTAAGGGTGTTAAAATATAACCGAAATCATTTACCAAAAGTGAAACTGGCTGGTTTTAACCAATCGAACTGCACCATAGTAAATTGATCCAGTTTTCGTTTTATAGGTCATAATTctggttcagtttggttcagAACCGAAAAACCAATGGTTAACCGAAACCTAGTATGaaagacttaaagtgttttgaatttcaaTGGGTTTTTACGAAAAAATGGGGGGGAGAAAAAAGCAAAGTACTAATCGAGAAAAGagtttcactttcacacaatcacacttctTGATTTCCTAATTTCTAGGATCATNNNNNNNNNNNNNNNNNNNNttttttttttttttgtaaagatcatagttaattagttatcatATGAGTAGTCTTTTATATTGAAAATATATTGTCCCTAACAAAATAAAAGTATATTGTCTTGACTCTTtaagaaatttaatatatgtagaaTTCACACTAGCTGTAAGATgtaaaccattttctaaaacgaTACTATTAACCACATGTAAACCAGTTTTGAGCCGAATAACAAAAATCGATTAGAAACAGctaaaatcaaaaccagatgaaaacgattctgattcaccttattcctatccAGTAtagttttggtttcaccttatcaaaatgtaaaccgaACTAAAACCGAACCAGATAACCAAAATCacaccgtttgacacccctaggcattaggtttgtggtttagggatCAACTCTTGTCAcaccctccctccctccctccctcccctcttgtgtgtgtgagtaaagtccccttgggtaattccttcaaaaaaaaaaaaaaaaattgttccagaACAAGTGAAGAGAGTTTTGTGAGCCCAAGGCTTAGTAGACATGTATGAAAATGTCCATCTGGGCTGAGAAATTAACATGTTTTAAATAGAGTCAAGCCCAAGGCCCATCCTGATGGACCGGTCGGAGTTGCACCCCTCAATTGGGCCACAAAATGTCATCCTTGATGGCTGGCTCGTGCATATTGCCCGAATCGTGTTGGGACATCAACCTAGAAGAATCTGAGTTTTAAGGCAATACAGGCCATTAATAACGGATCAAACCCGGATCCTCTCAAATCAGGAGATCGTTCAATGAGCTCTGCTTATGCGACACTTGGTAATGAGGAATAATGGTTGGGAAATCGCCTCACCAAAAATACACCCATCCACCCTACTTTACCTGACAACCagacccagcccaacccgactGCTATACCCTCTCCCTCTCATTTCCTTCATCTTCCTCCAATGGTGCATTTGTGGATAGATGATATGTACATTAGGATCATTGGATAGAAAGAACATGATCTAGATTAGACACATCAAATTTCAATGTCTAATTCAATTGAAAGGTTGTCCCACATCTCCATCAATGCCACGCGCTAGTTTACGTGACATAGGCGGTGTGCCGATCCTTCTCCCTTTTATCATATATTCCAGTCTAATTGCTAATGAAGTACCCATCacctcttaccaaaaaaaacaaaaagtccCAATCACATGTGTTGGCACACATCTTGTGTACAGATATTTCACGTGTGTTCTAGACATTACTGTGCACTCTTCTAATTCTGGGTGGGAACAAACAATTTAGATTAATATTAAATAACTCAAATTTCTCTTGTCATTTTTAAAATAACTCAAATTTCTCATATGATTTTTGAAAACGTCGCCTTCCATGGTTATCATGGATTACTACCTTTTTTATAACAAATTGTTTCCCCACCTTTTTAGATTGATTTTGAGTAATTTTTGAGAAATTATTTCCATATTGTCCAATTCATAACAAGATCACAACGGTTGATTCGACCCATGAATCCATGATTAAAATCCCCCCTCTTATAGACTATAATCTTATTACTAATCTTGTGtgcaaaattatatatatttttttaatttaatgatTTTGAACGAGACTCTTTGATTAAGGAAATTCATTAGAAACacccttatttctctctccacccctaaaaatatcttcttctccaGTTCTCTCTAATTTATAAGTAGTTGCATCTCATGCATATTATCTTTATTcataaattgtattttttaaaatttattaaatcATTCCctaagtttatttttatttaacttATTCCCATGCATTCCACAAGTTTTCTGCCTGGTATGGGGCAACTTCACATTTCTAGACACCCTAACATAGCATAGGGATCATCGTCTATCACATTCATTTTTAGGGTTTCGTTGTATATCTTCTTATTTCTAGAAAGGCTTGGCTGGTGACCAAATAACAATCCAAATCAAATATCATCACTCTTTTTATCTAGATGAGATAGCCATGAAAATTTAATAATTCAAGCACTTCCTCGTACTTATATTGGTGTTTCACGTGCAATTAGGTGGTGACATGTGTTTTATCTACTATCATTAAGAGTGCATGAAAAAACATTTATGAAAGCATGCATAAAGGACACATTTCATCAACCAACTGTACCAAACATAGGCAAGAGTAGGTGACTCAGGTTCTAGAAATTAGCTCTAAACAAAAAGGAGaagggggatttttttttcttcttttgatgtaAGTTTGAGTGTCAATAAACTAGGTAAGAGCCACTGAGAGATCACATAGGGACCTTCAAGGGGGTTAGAAAAGACCAACTAAGAACCAGCAAAAGCGGGCCCACTGGGCCACACTTATTTCAATACTATCACTATTTACTATTACTGTTTTTCAAGAAAGTGAAGGTTAGGAGGGTTGCAACAACTTTCCCTAGACTAATGCCAAAACCTAATTGCCTAGTAGCCTACCACTAGGCGAGACGGATCcctgaaaagagagagattagtTCATTGGGTGTTGGATATAATGATGGAAGCCTTTCCAACCCAAAGGCCAACCAAGTGCAACAAATGTTTGCCATGTGGTAAAATGGATGGGCTATatgtaaaaaaaggaaaattatattTCACTATATCTAGAGAAGTATCTCATTTCACTATTTGTTCATATAGCAATATATGGATGCATCCCGAATTTTTGAAATATGGCCAGTTTCTTCTTATATCCATCCGGTGGTtagattttattcttcttctttttttttttctttaagatagggtgaatgaaaattttcattcaaataaaaacaaaacagtGGGGGATCAATCATCACATACTTACAAAAAGGTTTAGTGCTAACCTTAGAGACTAGTTGATAAAGACATGAAAGATTGTTTTAGCTATAAATCTCTTGGGTTTACTTGAAAATATTATTCATGGTAGTATGGGAGGTAATAGGCCTACCATATTTGATATGTGTGGTTTCGAACTGTCCAAATGAAGTAGCAGGTGATAGCAAAAATTGAAATTCGGTAGTTCAAATCATATTTGGTTTAGATTTGATTGAGAGAAAAGGTTCTCCAGTAGTTAGATTTCATATCAATTCACGAGGCTTGGATTAAAATTCAAATGGTCCGTGCCCAGCCTACCAAAATGTTAATAGAGTTAAATAAAATACTTTGTGAATGTGTACTCTATTTATATTACATATAGAAAACTCCCATTAATAGAATGTCATACATACAAGTAGGTGATTCATTCTTCCTATAAATAGAAGTATGCATATGGCCACTTACGGGTAGGTGATTCCAAGGGTGTCAATGGATTGGGCTGATTCAGTTTCGATCTGTTATTAGGCCAgctcaaaaccaaaccattaataAGTTACGTTTCAGTCAaatttaatttggtttggtttcttattgaatttttattattggTTTGTAATTGGGCTACTATTAAGTTAGATCTAGTCTGGTTTTCATTTTACACATATACATAAGGAAATCAGTAGAAAAATTGGGGGTTCTTTTGTGTTTTAGATTTCTTATCGAGCTACTATCGGTCTAATCTCGGTTTTTATTGGGTTCAGTCCGATTTTCATTCTCATTGTGCATTCAGTCAAtataatttggttttgatttctgcCAGTTCCAAAAATCTaaactcaaaatcaaaccaataatggttcaactcaattgaTCTGCATTGGACCGATAGGTCGGTTCGACCGATTCGGTCTGAACTTTAACAACACCCTTAGGTTATTCATACTAAAATATAACGGTCaacgaagagagagaaacaaaactATACGTGGAAGCTGTGGTGTGtataaaacccatgctcactaggaggtctcgagttcgagtctcctagctgttacctacttccctccctacctatcaaaaaaaaaaaaaaaaaaaaaaagggcgtcCAACACCAAAGTCCAACCCAACGTGCTCTCAACTCTCAAAGCTCCACCATTTGCCGTCCGATTGGAATAAGATCTTTCGCTCAATTTCCAATTTTAACCTTACCGATATCCCTTATTTATATGTCAAACAAGATCAAACCTCCTTCTTGTCTCTCAGTTAAGTCAACCATCGTTTCGCGGGAACTCCTTTCCCGTCAAATGGAGAAATACCATAGCAGTCGCCGGAAAATCGCCGAAGATGGGAATGGGATACATCGCTCTCCCCAATTGTTACGAACCACAAGCACATCATTGCCGGAGATTCCTCCTTTAAAGTTAAATTCCGGCAGAAAATCCGTCGCCCTGCCGAATTCCGCCACCAGAATTAGAATcagtagcagtagcagaagCAGTAGCACCAGCAGAGGTAGTGAAGAGAACAGAAATCCATCAGCCACTATAATTCCAGCAATCATCAAGAAGCCTCAAGCTGATCATAAGCTCATGATCAATATTCCGGTCCGGAACTTGCAGAGTCACCGGAGTCCCGACGTAGTGAAATTCGTAGAGAAAGTGAAACCAAAGAGGCCAGGATCAGTTTCTCCCTCGGCCTGGGCGTTATCTCCTGGAAGGTCATCGTCTTCTATTTTTCCGGTGCCGGAATCTCCGGATAATAATTCCGGTcgaacagcaacaacaacaacgaaaCAGAGCTCACAGAGCTCCAGAAGTGTCAGTAGCGTATTGAATTATTTCCGACAGAAGAAGGCTTCTTCAGTCCAAGAGGAAGCGTTCCATCAATTAAGAATTATGCATACGAGATTGCTACAATGGAGATTCGCGAATGCGAGAGCTCAATCCACTTTAGCCGCTACGAAGCATTTTGCAGAGGTAGGCAAAGAAAGGCCATTTTTTTGGAGTTGTGCTAGCACGACCGGTGGGAGGACGAAAATTCCATCCTTTCCTCTCATCTGCATGATTGttaatttgttattattattattattatttttctcaa
This window encodes:
- the LOC122082890 gene encoding QWRF motif-containing protein 7-like, whose amino-acid sequence is MSNKIKPPSCLSVKSTIVSRELLSRQMEKYHSSRRKIAEDGNGIHRSPQLLRTTSTSLPEIPPLKLNSGRKSVALPNSATRIRISSSSRSSSTSRGSEENRNPSATIIPAIIKKPQADHKLMINIPVRNLQSHRSPDVVKFVEKVKPKRPGSVSPSAWALSPGRSSSSIFPVPESPDNNSGRTATTTTKQSSQSSRSVSSVLNYFRQKKASSVQEEAFHQLRIMHTRLLQWRFANARAQSTLAATKHFAEDRIFKVWLRIYHLRNSILEKRLQIQKLKHEMKIIQIINPQVCILSEWEKIEKKNSEAVARIGRKLSASSTALPLINGAKADTDSIQNAMLTAIGVMESIEGTIMKFISKVEETGSLASELVNTIEQEKKGLEELRKEITVVASLEAEEKSLTAHTIQGATQKMVGRNHLLSSNKLTAAWYRNVKEKAIPQQKYRKGHFLRLYLSNVQSKDNLGQES